In Trifolium pratense cultivar HEN17-A07 linkage group LG7, ARS_RC_1.1, whole genome shotgun sequence, a genomic segment contains:
- the LOC123896755 gene encoding ribosomal RNA large subunit methyltransferase I-like isoform X1: protein MKQLLTKSLSVCSLPTTLQQLASHQPKGVAKVVLKKGKTQLFKDGNPMVYSGAVDRIIGRPPPKTGDIVLVSDGTEKPIGWGLYNSVSMFCVRLMQLEDEATSDSACVLNMEKLLETRIDSAVELRRRLGLPSVHTNVYRLINSEGDRLSGLIVDVFGDVAVVASSAAWVEKYKSEIEACIRKINYINHINWRPSIDILKEDGVNVSDSKELLSSTCPERTKIMENGIVYTISLKGQKTGFYADQRENRQFISGISDGRKVLDLCCYSGGFSLNAVRGGALNVTGVDSSLPALELAKENVVLNNIDPGRISFLKEDATEFMKGALMRNESWDIVIIDPPKLAPSKKVLHGASGMYRNLNSLAMQLTKRGGLLMTCSCSGAVTQSGIFPRILQSAASMAKRKITVLRDAGAACDHPIDPSYPEGAYLTNILLRVS, encoded by the exons ATGAAGCAGTTACTGACAAAGTCCCTATCGGTTTGTTCTTTGCCAACCACTCTTCAACAACTTGCTTCCCATCAACCCAAAG GTGTTGCAAAGGTTGTACTAAAGAAAGGGAAGACACAACTCTTTAAAGATGGCAACCCAATGGTATACAGTGGAGCCGTTGATAGAATTATTGGTAGGCCGCCTCCTAAGACTGGCGATATTGTTTTGGTATCAGATGGGACTGAGAAACCAATAGGGTGGGGCTTGTACAACTCGGTTTCTATGTTCTGTGTTCGGCTCATGCAGCTTGAAGACGAAGCAACCAG TGATTCAGCATGTGTATTAAACATGGAGAAACTGCTTGAAACAAGAATTGACTCTGCTGTTGAATTGCGTAGAAGGTTGGGTCTTCCTTCTGTCCATACGAATGTGTATCGTCTAATCAATAGTGAGGGTGATAG ATTATCAGGATTGatagttgatgtatttggagaTGTAGCTGTAGTAGCATCATCTGCTGCTTGGGTTGAGAAGTACAAATCAGAGATAGAGGCATGTATCCGGAAAATCAATTATATCAATCATATAAATTGGAGACCGTCTATTGATATTTTAAAGGAAGATGGAGTTAATGTGTCTGATTCAAAAGAATTGCTTTCATCTACTTGTCCTGAAAGAACAAAG ATTATGGAAAATGGAATTGTGTACACGATTTCACTGAAAGGACAGAAGACAGGATTCTACGCAGATCAGCGCGAGAATCGTCAGTTCATATCGGGAATTTCAGATGGCCGAAAGGTTCTTGATCTTTGTTGCTATAGTGGTGGTTTTTCTCTAAATGCAGTGCGTGGAGGTGCTCTAAATGTCACTG GTGTTGACTCATCGCTGCCAGCTCTGGAGCTTGCTAAAGAAAATGTTGTACTTAACAACATTGATCCTGGAAGAATATCCTTTTTGAAAGAAGATGCAACTGAATTCATGAAGGGTGCTCTTATGAGAAATGAATCTTGGGATATTGTCATCATTGATCCTCCTAAACTGGCTCCTTCAAAAAAG GTTCTACATGGTGCGTCTGGTATGTACAGAAATTTGAATTCATTGGCCATGCAACTTACAAAAAGAGGTGGTCTTCTGATGACCTGTTCCTGTTCTGGAGCTGTGACCCAGAGTGGAATTTTCCCGCGTATCCTACAG AGTGCAGCATCTATGGCAAAGAGAAAAATCACTGTTCTAAGAGATGCTGGAGCTGCCTGTGATCATCCTATTGATCCATCGTACCCAGAAGGCGCATACCTAACCAACATTCTATTGAGAGTTTCATGA
- the LOC123896755 gene encoding ribosomal RNA large subunit methyltransferase I-like isoform X2, whose translation MVYSGAVDRIIGRPPPKTGDIVLVSDGTEKPIGWGLYNSVSMFCVRLMQLEDEATSDSACVLNMEKLLETRIDSAVELRRRLGLPSVHTNVYRLINSEGDRLSGLIVDVFGDVAVVASSAAWVEKYKSEIEACIRKINYINHINWRPSIDILKEDGVNVSDSKELLSSTCPERTKIMENGIVYTISLKGQKTGFYADQRENRQFISGISDGRKVLDLCCYSGGFSLNAVRGGALNVTGVDSSLPALELAKENVVLNNIDPGRISFLKEDATEFMKGALMRNESWDIVIIDPPKLAPSKKVLHGASGMYRNLNSLAMQLTKRGGLLMTCSCSGAVTQSGIFPRILQSAASMAKRKITVLRDAGAACDHPIDPSYPEGAYLTNILLRVS comes from the exons ATGGTATACAGTGGAGCCGTTGATAGAATTATTGGTAGGCCGCCTCCTAAGACTGGCGATATTGTTTTGGTATCAGATGGGACTGAGAAACCAATAGGGTGGGGCTTGTACAACTCGGTTTCTATGTTCTGTGTTCGGCTCATGCAGCTTGAAGACGAAGCAACCAG TGATTCAGCATGTGTATTAAACATGGAGAAACTGCTTGAAACAAGAATTGACTCTGCTGTTGAATTGCGTAGAAGGTTGGGTCTTCCTTCTGTCCATACGAATGTGTATCGTCTAATCAATAGTGAGGGTGATAG ATTATCAGGATTGatagttgatgtatttggagaTGTAGCTGTAGTAGCATCATCTGCTGCTTGGGTTGAGAAGTACAAATCAGAGATAGAGGCATGTATCCGGAAAATCAATTATATCAATCATATAAATTGGAGACCGTCTATTGATATTTTAAAGGAAGATGGAGTTAATGTGTCTGATTCAAAAGAATTGCTTTCATCTACTTGTCCTGAAAGAACAAAG ATTATGGAAAATGGAATTGTGTACACGATTTCACTGAAAGGACAGAAGACAGGATTCTACGCAGATCAGCGCGAGAATCGTCAGTTCATATCGGGAATTTCAGATGGCCGAAAGGTTCTTGATCTTTGTTGCTATAGTGGTGGTTTTTCTCTAAATGCAGTGCGTGGAGGTGCTCTAAATGTCACTG GTGTTGACTCATCGCTGCCAGCTCTGGAGCTTGCTAAAGAAAATGTTGTACTTAACAACATTGATCCTGGAAGAATATCCTTTTTGAAAGAAGATGCAACTGAATTCATGAAGGGTGCTCTTATGAGAAATGAATCTTGGGATATTGTCATCATTGATCCTCCTAAACTGGCTCCTTCAAAAAAG GTTCTACATGGTGCGTCTGGTATGTACAGAAATTTGAATTCATTGGCCATGCAACTTACAAAAAGAGGTGGTCTTCTGATGACCTGTTCCTGTTCTGGAGCTGTGACCCAGAGTGGAATTTTCCCGCGTATCCTACAG AGTGCAGCATCTATGGCAAAGAGAAAAATCACTGTTCTAAGAGATGCTGGAGCTGCCTGTGATCATCCTATTGATCCATCGTACCCAGAAGGCGCATACCTAACCAACATTCTATTGAGAGTTTCATGA
- the LOC123896756 gene encoding ALA-interacting subunit 3-like → MATNSAGSNDPTVNRRQTKRPKYSKFTQQELPACKPILTPQAVISAFLIVTAIFIPIGVASLIASRDVVEIVDRYEAACVPSNWTDKIAYIQSGADKTCKRELHVEKRMKSPIYVYYQLDNFYQNHRRYVKSRNDEQLRDAGKGNSTSGCDPESNVDGVPIVPCGLIAWSMFNDTYSFSRNNNNVTVNKKGISWKSDRDHKFGSDVFPKNFQNGTIKGGASLNETIPLSQQEDLIVWMRTAALPTFRKLYGKIEVDLEKGDVINVVLQNNYNTYSFSGKKKLVLSTTSWLGGKNDFLGIAYLSVGGLSFFLAMAFAIVYFVKPRQLGDPSYLSWNRNAAGQ, encoded by the exons ATGGCAACAAATAGCGCTGGATCCAATGATCCTACTGTTAATAGAAGACAAACTAAACGACCCAAGT ACTCGAAGTTTACGCAACAAGAACTTCCAGCATGCAAGCCTATTCTAACACCACAAGCg GTTATTTCAGCATTCTTGATTGTCACCGCCATATTTATCCCTATTGGAGTTGCTTCGCTTATTGCTTCACGAGAT GTTGTTGAAATTGTTGATAGATATGAGGCAGCGTGTGTGCCGTCAAATTGGACAGACAAAATAGCATACATTCAGAGTGGTGCCGATAAAACTTGCAAAAGGGAGCTGCAT GTTGAGAAGCGAATGAAGTCTCCTATCTATGTTTACTATCAGCTTGACAACTTTTACCAGAATCATCGTCG gtaTGTGAAAAGCCGAAATGATGAGCAATTGAGGGATGCTGGAAAAGGAAACTCAACAAGTGGTTGTGACCCTGAAAGCAATGTAGATGGAGTGCCAATCGTACCTTGTGGTCTTATAGCTTGGAGCATGTTCAATGATACATACAGCTTCTCGCGCAACAACAATAATGTGACAGTGAACAAGAAAGGAATCTCATGGAAGAGTGATAGGGATCACAAATTCGGAAGTGATGTTTTCCCTAAAAATTTCCAGAATGGTACTATTAAAGGTGGTGCTAGTCTCAATGAAACAATACCG TTGAGTCAGCAAGAGGATCTTATCGTTTGGATGCGAACTGCGGCTTTGCCAACTTTTAGGAAGCTTTATGGAAAGATTGAGGTGGATTTGGAGAAAGGTGATGTGATAAATGTGGTATTGCAGAATAACTACAACACATACAGTTTTAGTGGCAAGAAGAAACTTGTATTGTCAACTACTAGTTGGCTTGGTGGAAAGAATGACTTCCTTGGCATTGCTTATCTCAGTGTTGGAGGATTGAGCTTCTTTTTGGCAATGGCTTTTGCTATTGTATATTTTGTCAAGCCAAG GCAACTTGGCGATCCATCATACTTGTCATGGAATAGGAATGCAGCAGGGCAGTGA